A single window of Sulfitobacter sp. JL08 DNA harbors:
- a CDS encoding orotate phosphoribosyltransferase: protein MIPTSYPDASEMARLTARMLLEIGAVHLNADEPFTLASGLPSPTYIDCRKLISYPRIRSTLMDFLTVTVMRNAGFEAFDNIAGGETAGIPFGALVAERMALPMSYVRKKPKGYGRNARIEGEMTPGQRVLLVEDLTTDGGSKLSFVDAIRETGATCAHTAVIFYYGIFPGTEESLAGHGVQLHHLCTWWDVLAEAKASGAFDDSTLVEVETFLTAPRAWQEARQKT, encoded by the coding sequence ATGATCCCGACCAGTTATCCCGATGCCTCTGAAATGGCGCGTCTGACGGCCCGCATGCTGCTTGAGATCGGGGCGGTGCATTTGAATGCGGACGAGCCGTTTACACTGGCCTCGGGCCTGCCCAGCCCGACCTATATTGATTGTCGCAAGCTGATTTCATATCCGCGCATCCGCTCGACCCTGATGGATTTCCTGACCGTTACCGTCATGCGCAATGCAGGCTTTGAAGCGTTCGACAACATCGCCGGGGGCGAAACGGCCGGTATCCCGTTTGGCGCGCTTGTCGCTGAACGGATGGCTCTGCCGATGAGTTATGTGCGCAAGAAGCCAAAAGGCTACGGGCGCAACGCGCGGATCGAAGGCGAAATGACACCGGGCCAGCGTGTGCTGCTGGTAGAAGATCTGACAACGGATGGCGGATCAAAGCTGTCATTTGTCGATGCCATCCGCGAAACCGGCGCAACCTGTGCGCATACGGCTGTCATTTTCTATTATGGCATTTTCCCGGGAACCGAAGAATCCCTGGCCGGCCACGGCGTGCAGTTGCACCATCTGTGTACCTGGTGGGATGTTCTGGCCGAAGCCAAGGCATCCGGTGCGTTTGACGATTCTACCCTGGTCGAGGTTGAAACGTTTCTGACCGCTCCGCGTGCCTGGCAAGAGGCACGGCAAAAGACCTGA
- the pyrC gene encoding dihydroorotase: MSETLTLRRPDDWHLHLRDGAMLAAVLPETARHFARAIIMPNLVPPVVRGADAAAYRDRIMAALPEGMAFEPLMTLYLTEDTDADDVAAAHASGLVKAVKLYPAGATTNSASGVANFDKVRGVLERMADIGLPLCVHGEVTDADIDIFDREAVFIDRVLDPIRQNTPGLRVVMEHITTSVAADYVRSASENLGATITTHHLVINRNHILAGGIKPHYYCLPVAKRETHRLALVAAATSGDSRFFLGTDSAPHTDANKLLPCGCAGCFTATNTVSILAEVFERADALDRLEAFTSLNGPAFYRLPVNADSITLTKGHPVSYLKKIATGDGDVTVFDPGFDLHWHVA; the protein is encoded by the coding sequence ATGAGCGAAACTCTGACATTGCGCCGCCCCGACGACTGGCACCTGCACCTGCGCGACGGCGCAATGCTGGCGGCTGTCCTGCCCGAAACCGCCCGCCATTTCGCCCGCGCGATCATCATGCCGAACCTGGTACCACCGGTGGTTCGGGGCGCCGATGCGGCGGCCTATCGCGACCGGATCATGGCGGCCCTACCAGAAGGCATGGCGTTCGAACCGTTGATGACGCTATACCTTACGGAAGACACCGATGCCGATGACGTTGCCGCCGCACATGCCAGCGGACTTGTGAAGGCGGTGAAACTGTATCCGGCCGGCGCAACAACCAATTCGGCAAGCGGTGTTGCGAATTTTGACAAGGTTCGCGGCGTGCTGGAACGGATGGCCGACATAGGGCTGCCGCTCTGCGTGCACGGTGAAGTCACGGATGCGGACATTGATATCTTTGACCGCGAGGCCGTGTTTATAGACCGGGTGCTGGACCCGATCCGCCAGAATACGCCGGGATTGCGCGTGGTGATGGAACACATCACCACCTCGGTCGCTGCTGATTATGTGCGCAGCGCATCCGAAAACCTTGGCGCCACAATCACAACGCATCATCTGGTGATCAACCGGAACCATATTCTGGCCGGCGGGATCAAACCGCATTATTACTGCCTTCCTGTGGCGAAACGCGAAACCCATCGACTGGCCCTCGTCGCTGCTGCCACATCCGGCGACAGCCGTTTTTTCCTTGGCACGGACAGCGCACCACATACAGACGCCAACAAGTTGCTGCCCTGCGGATGTGCGGGCTGCTTTACCGCGACGAATACAGTGTCGATCCTTGCCGAAGTCTTTGAACGCGCCGATGCGCTTGACAGGCTGGAGGCGTTCACATCGCTGAACGGCCCGGCGTTTTACCGGCTGCCTGTGAATGCCGACAGCATTACCCTGACCAAGGGGCATCCGGTGTCCTACCTGAAGAAGATTGCCACGGGTGACGGCGATGTGACCGTGTTTGACCCCGGTTTCGACCTGCACTGGCACGTGGCGTGA